A region from the Panicum hallii strain FIL2 chromosome 1, PHallii_v3.1, whole genome shotgun sequence genome encodes:
- the LOC112874991 gene encoding ascorbate-specific transmembrane electron transporter 2, whose product MGLGVRAAPFTYVAHALAVAAAVMVLVWAIHFRGGLAIEATNKNLIFNVHPVLMLIGYIIIGSEAIMVYKVFPTLNHDTAKLIHLILHGIALVLGAVGIYFAFKNHNESGIANLYSLHSWLGIGTITLYGIQWIFGFVTFFFPGAAPNLRRSLLPWHILFGLFVYILALANAELGFLEKLTFLESSGLDKYGTEAFLVNFTALVVVLLGASVVVAAVAPARLEEPQGYAPIPEN is encoded by the exons ATGGGGctgggcgtgcgggcggcgcccTTCACGTACGTGGCGCACGCGCTGGCCGTCGCGGCGGCGGTCATGGTGCTGGTCTGGGCCATCCACTTCCGCGGAGGGCTCGCCATCGAGGCCACCAACAAGAACCTCATCTTCAAC GTTCATCCTGTTCTTATGTTGATTGGATATATTATTATCGGCAGTGAAG CTATAATGGTATACAAGGTATTTCCAACGTTGAACCATGACACGGCTAAGCTTATCCATCTAATTCTCCATGGCATCGCCCTTGTCCTTGGTGCGGTTGGAATATACTTTGCTTTCAAAAATCACAATGAAAGTGGGATTGCCAACCTTTACAGTCTGCATTCTTGGCTCGGGATCGGAACTATTACTTTGTATGGTATTCAG TGGATATTTGGATTCGTTACATTTTTCTTCCCTGGTGCTGCACCAAACTTGAGGAGGAGCCTCCTTCCTTGGCACATTCTGTTTGGGCTATTCGTCTACATCTTAGCACTGGCTAATGCAGAACTCGGCTTTCTGGAGAAGCTCACTTTCCTCGAGAGCTCAGGCCTCGACAAATATGGCACCGAGGCATTCTTGGTGAACTTCACAGCATTGGTTGTCGTGCTACTTGGTGCTTCTGTCGTGGTAGCTGCTGTAGCTCCGGCTCGCCTGGAAGAACCACAGGGTTATGCTCCAATCCCAGAAAACTAG
- the LOC112903738 gene encoding remorin-like, translating into MAAEAPKKAEAPEAAPAAAEEKAVVPGPEPPADDSTALVVVDKVADKPSAEKNTPRNSNERDIALAKVEAEKRNTLIKAWEENEKAKAENKAAKKVSTILSWENTKKAVVEAQLKKKEEELEKKKAEYAEKMKNKKAVIHRRAEEKRAMVMAQRGEEVLKAEEMAAKYRATGIAPKKFLGCFGA; encoded by the exons ATGGCAGCGGAGGCTCCGAAGAAGGCGGAGGCGCCGGAGGCGGCCCCGGCCGCGGCAGAGGAGAAGGCCGTCGTCCCGGGGCCCGAGCCGCCGGCGGATGACTCCACggccctcgtcgtcgtcgaca AGGTGGCTGACAAACCTTCTGCTGAGAAGAACACTCCGAGGAACTCAAATGAAAGAG ACATTGCTCTCGCAAAAGTGGAAGCAGAAAAGAGGAACACTTTGATTAAAGCATGGGAAGAGAATGAGAAGGCGAAAGCAGAGAACAA GGCTGCTAAGAAAGTATCCACTATACTTTCATGGGAGAACACAAAGAAGGCAGTCGTAGAAGCTCAGCTTAAAAAGAAGGAA GAAGAACTAGAAAAGAAGaaggctgaatacgctgagaagATGAAGAACAAGAAGGCAGTCATCCACAGGCGGGCAGAAGAGAAGAGAGCGATGGTTATGGCCCAGCGCGGTGAAGAAGTTCTCAAGGCCGAGGAGATGGCGGCGAAGTACCGCGCCACCGGGATAGCCCCAAAGAAATTTCTTGGGTGCTTTGGAGCATAA
- the LOC112898269 gene encoding basic salivary proline-rich protein 2-like, which translates to MRPGGYYPRANGNGGGFRHGGGHQPYRPPAPPEQQQMTPQQREAVLMAAGRLAAEYLVDRGDLPSDVLENRRPPAPIPFQQQGPPAPRFHQGRGPPPPQHHQPAGPRPFHSFHHGQQRPHRRFAGPRPFQFHGGHGPFPKRPRQGPPRSFPYGPRAVAAPPDKETTGCAGQGAAAPPVAKSEVQQDEGNVAVAGEAGESQPTAQPGSATSGGTEQVNEPSSSSLGANDDESS; encoded by the coding sequence ATGCGGCCTGGAGGCTACTACCCGCGTGCAaacggcaatggcggcggcttCCGCCACGGGGGAGGCCACCAGCCCtaccgcccgccggcgccgccggagcAGCAGCAGATGACGCCGCAACAGAGGGAAGCTGTTCTGATGGCGGCCGGCCGCCTCGCCGCGGAGTACCTCGTGGACAGAGGCGACCTGCCCTCGGACGTGCTGGAGAACCGCCGCCCGCCTGCCCCGATCCCGTTCCAGCAGCAaggcccgcccgcgccccgcttCCACCAAGgccgcggcccgccgccgccgcagcaccaCCAGCCAGCGGGGCCCCGCCCGTTCCACTCCTTCCATCATGGGCAGCAGCGTCCGCATCGGCGGTTCGCGGGCCCCCGCCCGTTCCAATTCCACGGAGGCCACGGCCCGTTCCCGAAGCGGCCGCGCCAGGGCCCGCCACGTTCGTTCCCGTACGGCCCGCGCGCGGTGGCCGCTCCTCCCGACAAGGAGACGACGGGGTGCGCCGGccagggcgcggcggcgcccccCGTGGCCAAGAGTGAAGTGCAACAAGACGAGGGGAACGTCGCGGTGGCCGGAGAGGCGGGTGAATCGCAGCCGACGGCGCAGCCGGGCAGTGCGACTAGCGGCGGCACGGAGCAGGTGAACGAGCCAAGCAGCAGTTCCCTTGGCGCCAACGACGACGAATCAAGTTAG